The following coding sequences lie in one Candidatus Aenigmatarchaeota archaeon genomic window:
- a CDS encoding SMC family ATPase, whose protein sequence is MIERVQIKNWRSHLDSTLEFSPGINVLVGPIGSGKSSVMNAICFGLFGTFPDLQSRKLKLEDLIMNKPRVMDHSEIVVDFVVDGKRYSVMRVIERNKGTTYCEIRKEDQLIDSPSSQKITEVVEKLLKINYDLFSRVVYSEQNEIDYFLRLPRGERMKKIDNLLMIDRFEKVRSGVVTLGNRIFDIKRTIKNLIDSQDLENSKKMVHELEREIENLLDEKEILFKKIVEMRENKSILEKKLEKLEKEEKNLIELKNRKN, encoded by the coding sequence TTGATAGAGAGGGTTCAAATAAAAAACTGGAGGTCCCATTTAGATTCAACCCTTGAATTCTCACCGGGGATAAATGTACTAGTGGGGCCAATCGGGTCTGGTAAATCATCAGTCATGAATGCGATATGTTTTGGTCTTTTTGGGACTTTTCCCGATCTGCAATCGAGGAAACTCAAACTGGAGGACCTGATAATGAATAAACCAAGGGTTATGGATCATTCAGAGATTGTTGTTGATTTTGTTGTTGATGGTAAAAGGTACTCTGTGATGAGAGTGATTGAGAGAAACAAAGGGACAACATATTGTGAAATAAGAAAAGAAGATCAATTGATAGATTCACCTAGCAGTCAGAAAATAACTGAAGTTGTTGAGAAATTGTTGAAAATAAATTATGATCTTTTTTCAAGAGTTGTCTACTCGGAACAGAATGAAATAGACTATTTTCTCAGGTTGCCTCGAGGAGAAAGAATGAAAAAAATAGACAATTTACTTATGATAGATAGATTTGAAAAAGTTAGATCAGGTGTAGTAACTCTTGGAAACAGGATCTTCGACATAAAAAGAACAATTAAAAATCTAATAGATTCTCAAGATCTTGAAAATTCTAAAAAAATGGTTCATGAACTGGAAAGGGAGATTGAAAATTTATTGGATGAGAAAGAAATTTTATTTAAGAAAATAGTTGAGATGAGGGAGAATAAATCAATTTTAGAGAAAAAATTGGAAAAATTGGAAAAGGAAGAAAAAAATCTGATAGAACTTAAAAACAGAAAAAAT
- a CDS encoding DNA repair exonuclease translates to MRITITSDFHFGYSLNTEIGEDSFENAKEVLLKSGDSDIILIAGDLFDSRIPTTEVWKKAFETLSIPILTENKNVKIVNTIGKGIKKISQITLNRTPIIAIHGTHERMGRDQGNAIQALEETGFLIHLHCNGVVLEKNGIKVAIQGMSGVPERYAKDILDKWNPKPIEDCYNILLIHQSIEPYIYSPLDPPSLSLNNLPEGFDLIINGHIHSPHKTSIGETDLLMPGSTIITQLKDEELKNPKGFYKLKLPEKKFDFIQIEKSRKIFLIEFDADKEYIGKIKKDLDEILKEKLDKKPIIKIKIQGKKINLIDKDISDIIKKYGKFCIFSIQKKFEEGKLDKKIEILGKIREEKLSIEEMGMKILMDNLSEMKFNGEFNPEYLFSILSEDKIDIAFNILLNKQKTLGG, encoded by the coding sequence ATGAGGATAACAATAACTTCCGACTTCCATTTTGGCTACTCATTAAATACAGAAATAGGAGAGGATAGTTTCGAGAATGCAAAAGAAGTCTTATTGAAATCCGGTGATTCAGATATTATTTTAATAGCTGGGGATCTTTTTGATTCAAGAATCCCTACAACCGAAGTATGGAAAAAGGCATTTGAAACACTTTCGATTCCAATATTAACAGAAAACAAGAATGTAAAAATTGTTAATACAATTGGTAAGGGCATCAAGAAAATATCACAAATAACATTAAACAGGACACCGATAATAGCAATCCATGGTACCCATGAGAGAATGGGGAGGGATCAGGGGAATGCTATTCAGGCCCTTGAGGAGACAGGTTTTCTAATACATCTACATTGTAATGGGGTTGTTTTGGAAAAGAATGGTATAAAGGTAGCAATACAGGGTATGTCAGGTGTTCCCGAAAGATATGCAAAGGATATTTTGGATAAATGGAATCCTAAGCCAATAGAGGATTGCTATAACATACTATTAATACATCAGAGTATAGAACCATATATATATTCCCCCCTAGATCCACCTTCTCTTTCTTTAAACAATCTCCCAGAAGGTTTTGATCTTATAATAAATGGTCACATCCACAGCCCGCATAAAACAAGTATAGGAGAGACCGATCTTTTAATGCCAGGTAGCACTATAATAACTCAATTAAAGGATGAAGAATTAAAAAATCCAAAGGGTTTTTATAAACTAAAATTACCTGAAAAAAAATTCGATTTCATTCAAATTGAAAAAAGTAGGAAAATATTTTTAATTGAATTTGACGCCGACAAAGAATATATCGGTAAAATTAAAAAGGATCTTGATGAAATCTTGAAAGAAAAATTAGATAAAAAACCTATAATAAAAATAAAAATACAAGGGAAAAAAATCAACTTAATAGACAAGGACATCTCAGATATAATAAAAAAATATGGTAAGTTCTGCATTTTTAGCATACAAAAGAAATTTGAGGAAGGGAAATTGGATAAAAAAATTGAAATATTAGGTAAAATAAGGGAAGAAAAACTTTCCATTGAAGAGATGGGAATGAAGATTCTGATGGATAATTTGAGTGAAATGAAATTCAATGGTGAATTTAATCCAGAGTATCTTTTTTCTATTTTATCGGAAGATAAAATCGATATAGCTTTCAACATATTATTAAATAAACAAAAAACTCTGGGTGGTTGA
- a CDS encoding signal recognition particle receptor subunit alpha, translating into MGKSISDLMGKILTRTTVDRDSVEALIKGLQRILLQNDVEVSLVYKLSQNIRERSLKSKIPEGLTLREHVTKVIYEEIVNLLGEQQETLIGKKRIMLVGLFGSGKTTTAAKLAKYLQKQGLKVGLIAADYHRPAAPQQLKQLGDQINVPVYYSDKKDPFEALKSGLSKFHKLDSIIIDTAGRDALDEELAKELRKMYEIAKPDEVLLVIPADIGRIAGKQATEFHKLANISGVIITKTDGTAKGGGALSACSATAAKVKFIGTGEKLDDFEAYDPVRFVSKLLGMGDLQGLLEKSKQLDVKEDDVNKILSGKFTLEDFYNQISGLQKMGPLDQILEMIPGMGHAIPEDLIKIQKEKLKKYKYIIDSMTKEEKTGEVEIHSSRIKRIARGAGVRESEVRELLKQYKQSKKLIKKLGGISGMKRGNLERLAKRLGIKI; encoded by the coding sequence ATGGGAAAAAGCATAAGCGACCTTATGGGGAAGATACTAACACGGACTACTGTGGATAGAGATTCGGTTGAGGCATTAATAAAAGGTCTACAGAGAATACTTCTGCAAAATGATGTCGAAGTAAGTTTAGTTTACAAACTCTCGCAGAATATTAGGGAAAGGTCCTTGAAATCAAAAATACCTGAAGGTTTGACCTTGAGGGAGCATGTAACAAAGGTTATATACGAGGAGATAGTCAATCTTTTGGGAGAACAGCAAGAAACATTAATCGGGAAAAAAAGGATAATGCTTGTTGGTTTGTTTGGTTCTGGAAAGACCACCACTGCAGCCAAGTTAGCCAAATATCTACAGAAGCAGGGATTAAAAGTTGGATTGATAGCTGCTGACTATCACAGGCCAGCTGCACCTCAACAACTTAAACAATTGGGAGATCAGATAAATGTGCCGGTGTATTATTCCGATAAAAAGGATCCATTTGAGGCCCTGAAATCAGGTCTCTCAAAATTCCACAAGCTTGACTCTATTATAATAGATACTGCTGGCAGGGATGCTCTTGATGAGGAGTTGGCAAAGGAATTAAGGAAGATGTATGAGATAGCAAAACCTGATGAAGTTCTCCTTGTCATACCTGCCGATATAGGAAGGATAGCCGGAAAACAGGCAACAGAATTTCACAAACTTGCAAACATAAGTGGAGTTATAATAACAAAGACTGATGGGACAGCAAAAGGTGGTGGTGCTCTTTCAGCATGCTCAGCCACGGCGGCAAAAGTTAAGTTCATAGGTACCGGAGAAAAATTGGATGATTTTGAAGCCTATGATCCAGTGAGATTTGTTTCAAAACTATTGGGAATGGGAGATTTACAAGGTTTGCTGGAAAAATCAAAACAATTGGATGTCAAGGAAGATGATGTCAACAAGATACTTTCTGGTAAATTCACACTTGAAGATTTCTATAATCAAATATCCGGCCTGCAAAAAATGGGCCCATTGGACCAGATCTTGGAAATGATACCAGGGATGGGTCACGCGATTCCGGAGGATTTAATCAAGATACAGAAGGAGAAGTTGAAGAAGTATAAATATATCATAGATTCCATGACCAAAGAGGAAAAAACAGGTGAAGTTGAGATCCATTCCTCAAGGATAAAAAGGATAGCCAGAGGGGCAGGGGTCAGGGAAAGTGAGGTCAGGGAACTCCTTAAACAATATAAACAAAGTAAAAAACTTATCAAGAAGTTGGGTGGAATATCTGGGATGAAAAGGGGGAATCTTGAAAGGTTAGCAAAAAGATTGGGTATCAAGATATAA
- a CDS encoding tRNA pseudouridine(54/55) synthase Pus10, which translates to MDVKEKLLTILKEGFVCDNCLGRQFGQLLSGFSNEERGKILRFYAGMLVDSGEDVKIDQSNLYGLKFHNIKIGVKKHGKCYICGDIFNDIKKGVEPILKELKRYEFDTFLIGTKLPGKLMLKEQKLWEKVGVDWCETLRSEINRILGKEVEKLTKKRMDRLMPDIVVLYDLETGKVELNVRSIYIYGKYQKLVRNIPQTTWKRRVYPVAVQDIIAKPFMMQTRAEAHRLHGAGREDVDVRCLGWRPFVLELIKPRKRGIKLTEGRKMINKSKKVKVKDLKIVDRKMVTRVKSIKPDKVYRCVVEFEKPLENLEEIKKLENSIIVQQTPRRVLGRRVDTTRKKKIKEIKYRVLGKKRLEIVVRTQAGTYVKELIHGDNGRTNPNIQDLINNKVKSIKLDVIKICD; encoded by the coding sequence ATGGATGTTAAAGAAAAACTGCTAACAATACTGAAGGAAGGTTTTGTGTGTGATAATTGCTTGGGGAGACAATTTGGGCAGCTTCTATCTGGATTTTCCAATGAAGAAAGGGGAAAAATACTCAGGTTTTATGCTGGTATGCTCGTTGATTCTGGGGAAGATGTGAAAATAGACCAATCAAATCTTTATGGTCTTAAGTTTCACAATATAAAAATTGGGGTAAAAAAGCATGGAAAATGTTATATTTGCGGGGACATCTTCAATGATATTAAAAAGGGTGTTGAACCAATTTTAAAGGAATTGAAAAGGTATGAATTTGACACATTCCTCATCGGGACAAAACTTCCAGGAAAATTGATGTTAAAAGAACAAAAGTTATGGGAAAAGGTAGGGGTAGACTGGTGTGAGACTTTAAGATCAGAGATAAACAGGATTCTTGGAAAGGAAGTTGAAAAACTCACAAAAAAGAGGATGGATAGATTGATGCCAGATATTGTTGTATTGTATGATTTGGAAACTGGAAAGGTGGAATTGAATGTAAGGTCAATATACATATATGGAAAATACCAGAAACTCGTGAGAAACATACCACAAACAACATGGAAAAGGAGGGTTTATCCTGTTGCTGTTCAAGACATAATAGCAAAACCATTCATGATGCAAACAAGAGCTGAAGCCCATCGGTTGCACGGGGCTGGTAGGGAGGATGTGGATGTCAGATGCCTTGGATGGAGACCTTTTGTCCTGGAGTTGATAAAACCAAGGAAGAGGGGAATAAAATTGACTGAAGGACGAAAGATGATAAACAAATCAAAAAAAGTCAAGGTCAAAGACCTGAAAATAGTTGATAGAAAGATGGTAACAAGGGTCAAATCTATAAAACCCGACAAGGTTTACAGATGTGTTGTTGAGTTTGAAAAGCCATTGGAAAATCTGGAAGAGATTAAAAAATTGGAAAACTCTATCATAGTCCAGCAAACCCCCAGAAGGGTCTTGGGAAGAAGGGTTGACACCACTAGAAAAAAGAAGATAAAGGAGATAAAATACAGGGTCTTGGGAAAAAAGAGGTTGGAAATAGTTGTAAGAACACAGGCAGGTACCTATGTCAAGGAACTTATACATGGGGACAATGGCAGGACAAACCCAAACATCCAAGACTTAATAAACAATAAAGTTAAAAGTATAAAGTTAGATGTTATTAAAATATGTGATTGA
- a CDS encoding 50S ribosomal protein L21e produces MTHKPTGPQAKTRSLFSRRSREKTTVNKMLEEFEIGRRVLIKIDPSVQKGRPFRRFYGKSGVIVGKRGNSYIVKIKDGNKEKEVISLPVHLRSI; encoded by the coding sequence ATGACTCACAAACCAACAGGCCCACAGGCAAAGACAAGAAGTCTGTTTTCAAGAAGGTCTAGGGAAAAGACGACCGTGAATAAAATGTTAGAAGAGTTTGAGATAGGAAGAAGGGTGCTTATAAAAATAGATCCTTCTGTACAAAAAGGAAGGCCATTCAGGAGGTTTTACGGAAAATCTGGGGTTATTGTTGGGAAAAGGGGTAATTCTTACATAGTCAAGATTAAAGATGGGAACAAGGAAAAGGAGGTAATTTCACTTCCAGTGCATTTAAGGTCGATTTAA
- a CDS encoding RNA polymerase Rpb4 family protein, with amino-acid sequence MEEIIEEKLLTNPEAEEILAERKKEIELGFEQKNTLDYLKKYNKTTANKARKMIEELSKIPKLRERDVIKIVNLMPEDLDDLRLVMEKEYTNLTEEEKKLILEIVNS; translated from the coding sequence ATGGAGGAAATAATAGAGGAAAAATTGCTGACAAACCCAGAGGCCGAGGAAATATTGGCAGAAAGAAAGAAGGAAATTGAACTTGGGTTTGAGCAGAAGAATACTTTGGATTATCTTAAGAAATACAACAAAACTACCGCGAATAAAGCTAGGAAAATGATTGAAGAATTGTCAAAGATACCAAAATTAAGGGAAAGAGATGTGATAAAAATAGTCAATCTAATGCCAGAAGATTTGGATGACCTAAGGCTTGTCATGGAAAAAGAGTATACAAACCTTACTGAAGAAGAGAAAAAACTTATTCTTGAAATTGTAAATAGTTAA
- a CDS encoding DUF655 domain-containing protein has product MKDEYIIVLDFLPMGHPGSRKSEPIVQGIGEEYLNLLEVVVKDGVTAKAGDRLYIGEKDRDKVKYIKGKIKYDELTGYAKNELEYVLEGIIERNEKKFVDFFNDAKPVTTRLHSLELLQGIGKKHMWAIIKGRRSKRFESFKELRERVEMLPDPKKMIKNRIIDELKEKDRHRLFVK; this is encoded by the coding sequence GTGAAGGATGAATATATAATAGTCCTAGATTTTTTACCAATGGGTCATCCTGGAAGCAGGAAATCTGAACCCATTGTTCAGGGAATAGGAGAAGAGTATCTAAACCTTTTGGAGGTTGTTGTGAAGGACGGTGTTACCGCAAAGGCTGGGGATAGGTTGTACATAGGCGAGAAGGATAGGGACAAGGTCAAGTATATTAAAGGAAAGATAAAGTATGATGAATTAACTGGGTATGCAAAGAATGAGTTGGAGTATGTCTTGGAGGGGATAATTGAGAGGAATGAGAAGAAGTTTGTGGATTTCTTCAATGATGCAAAACCAGTGACAACAAGATTGCATTCTTTGGAACTTCTTCAGGGGATAGGAAAGAAGCATATGTGGGCTATAATTAAAGGAAGGAGAAGTAAGAGGTTTGAAAGCTTTAAGGAATTGAGGGAAAGAGTAGAAATGCTGCCTGATCCTAAGAAGATGATCAAGAATAGGATAATTGATGAGTTGAAGGAAAAGGATAGGCATAGGTTGTTTGTTAAGTAG